A stretch of the Actinoalloteichus fjordicus genome encodes the following:
- the serB gene encoding phosphoserine phosphatase SerB, with the protein MTVTGLDKPGVTSVLFAALTRHGVDVLDVDQVVIRGRLVLGVLVDTQHDPEGLQESVEQAMASVGMQVEVVIGGAQAEHARHVPTHALVVLGSPLSARAFTMVARGLAAEGVNIDSIRRVADYPVTGLELLVAADGGDAQSDARLVSAMTRVATKAGVDIAVERAGLARRAKRLVVFDVDSTLIQGEVIEMLAAKAGREAEVRAVTEAAMRGEVDFTESLHRRVAALEGLPATVLAEVAELLELTPGARTTVRTLKRLGFRCGVVSGGFSQVVQYLVDDLGLDFHAANELEIVDGRLTGRVLGEVVDRAGKETALRRFADSFGIPLAQCVAVGDGANDIDMLSAAGLGIAFNAKPALRAVADTALSAPFLDAVLFVLGVTRAEVEEADAAEGVLRRVPLDY; encoded by the coding sequence ATGACCGTGACCGGCCTGGACAAGCCGGGGGTCACCTCGGTGCTCTTCGCCGCGTTGACCCGGCACGGCGTCGACGTCCTGGACGTCGACCAGGTCGTCATCCGAGGCAGGCTGGTGCTGGGAGTGCTGGTGGACACCCAGCACGATCCGGAGGGCCTACAGGAGTCCGTCGAACAGGCGATGGCCAGCGTAGGAATGCAGGTCGAGGTGGTGATCGGCGGCGCACAGGCGGAACATGCCCGCCATGTCCCCACCCACGCGCTGGTCGTGCTGGGCAGTCCGCTGAGCGCCCGAGCCTTCACCATGGTCGCGAGGGGACTGGCCGCCGAGGGCGTGAACATCGACTCGATCCGGCGCGTCGCCGACTACCCCGTCACCGGTCTGGAACTGCTCGTCGCGGCGGACGGCGGCGATGCGCAGTCCGACGCCCGGCTGGTCTCGGCGATGACCCGGGTGGCGACCAAGGCCGGGGTCGACATCGCGGTGGAGCGCGCGGGGCTGGCGCGGCGGGCCAAGCGGCTGGTGGTCTTCGACGTCGACTCGACCCTGATCCAGGGTGAGGTCATCGAGATGCTCGCGGCCAAGGCAGGCCGGGAGGCCGAGGTGCGTGCGGTCACCGAGGCGGCGATGCGCGGCGAGGTCGACTTCACCGAGTCGTTGCATCGTCGCGTCGCCGCGCTCGAAGGCCTGCCCGCCACCGTGCTCGCCGAGGTGGCGGAGCTGCTGGAGCTGACGCCCGGCGCGCGCACCACCGTGCGCACCCTCAAGCGGCTCGGCTTCCGCTGCGGCGTGGTCTCCGGCGGCTTCTCGCAGGTAGTGCAGTATCTCGTCGACGATCTCGGACTCGACTTCCATGCCGCCAACGAGCTGGAGATCGTCGACGGTCGGCTCACCGGCCGGGTGCTGGGCGAGGTGGTCGACCGGGCGGGCAAGGAGACCGCGCTGCGCCGGTTCGCGGACTCCTTCGGCATTCCGCTCGCGCAGTGCGTCGCGGTCGGCGACGGGGCCAACGACATCGACATGCTCTCCGCCGCCGGGCTCGGCATCGCGTTCAACGCCAAGCCCGCCCTGCGGGCGGTGGCCGACACGGCGCTGTCCGCGCCGTTCCTGGACGCGGTGCTGTTCGTCTTGGGCGTCACCAGGGCCGAGGTGGAGGAGGCCGACGCCGCCGAGGGCGTGCTGCGCCGGGTCCCGCTCGACTACTGA
- a CDS encoding ATP-dependent DNA helicase, translating into MPDAVTTTALPDVATLLAEAVGSLGGSERPGQVRMAEAVAESIRGGAHLAVQAGTGTGKSLAYLVPAIRHAIEADSTVVISTATIALQRQLVDRDLPRLAKVLTPLVNREPSFAILKGRRNYLCLHRIHSGAPEDPQDTALFDPFEVSAMGRQVKRLHEWSSETETGDRDELVPGVTDQAWRQVSVTAKECLGMSRCPVGVDCFAERARAQAGRADVVVTNHALLAIDAMGDAPVLPEHDVVIVDEAHDLVDRVTSAATAEITSASVVAAARRCGRQVDQQVVDRLIEAGEGLSMVFEDSQHGRLEALPPALGAALATVRDGAHACITALGTERREDVDGATERRLALALLDDVHDTAERLLEAFDGAEAERHDVVWLAGGPRDPHDATPTTVRVAPLGVGGLLRERLFGPRTVVLTSATLALGGSFDTLARQWGLPPTGPQAARAAGTATSTPPPSDAADTPWQGMDVGSPFQHSKSGILYIARHLPPPGRTGLHEDYLTELAELVEAAGGRTLGLFSSMRAAKQATEALRDRLDVPLLCQGEDSTSLLVSKFAEDASTCLFGTLSLWQGVDVPGSALQLVVMDRIPFPRPDDPLASARQRAVAASGGNGFITVAGTHAALLLAQGAGRLLRSANDRGVIAILDPRLMTARYGSFLRASLPPFWTTTDPEVVRAALRRIDD; encoded by the coding sequence GTGCCCGACGCCGTCACCACCACCGCGCTACCCGATGTCGCCACCCTGCTGGCCGAGGCCGTCGGATCACTCGGCGGCAGCGAACGCCCTGGTCAGGTACGGATGGCCGAGGCGGTGGCGGAGAGCATTCGCGGCGGCGCGCATCTGGCCGTGCAGGCGGGCACCGGCACCGGAAAGTCGCTGGCCTACCTGGTCCCCGCGATCAGGCATGCCATCGAGGCCGACTCGACGGTGGTGATCTCCACCGCGACGATCGCCCTACAGCGACAGCTCGTCGACCGCGACCTGCCCCGACTGGCGAAGGTCCTGACGCCGCTGGTGAACCGCGAGCCGAGCTTCGCCATCCTCAAAGGACGCCGCAACTACCTCTGCCTGCATCGCATCCACTCCGGAGCGCCGGAGGACCCGCAGGACACCGCCTTGTTCGACCCCTTCGAGGTCTCCGCGATGGGCAGGCAGGTCAAGCGCCTGCACGAGTGGTCGTCGGAGACGGAGACCGGCGACCGCGACGAACTGGTGCCCGGCGTCACCGATCAGGCCTGGCGGCAGGTCTCGGTGACGGCCAAGGAATGCCTCGGGATGTCCCGCTGCCCGGTCGGCGTCGACTGCTTCGCCGAGCGCGCCAGGGCACAGGCGGGCCGGGCGGACGTCGTCGTCACCAACCACGCGCTGCTCGCGATCGACGCCATGGGCGACGCACCGGTGCTGCCAGAGCATGACGTGGTGATCGTCGACGAGGCGCACGACCTGGTGGACCGAGTCACCTCGGCAGCCACCGCCGAGATCACCTCGGCCTCGGTGGTCGCCGCCGCGCGACGCTGCGGCAGGCAGGTCGACCAGCAGGTGGTGGATCGGCTCATCGAGGCGGGCGAGGGCCTCTCGATGGTGTTCGAGGACTCGCAGCACGGCAGGCTGGAGGCGCTGCCGCCCGCGCTGGGGGCCGCGCTGGCGACGGTGCGGGACGGGGCACACGCGTGCATCACCGCGCTGGGCACCGAACGGCGCGAGGACGTGGACGGCGCCACCGAGCGCAGGCTCGCACTGGCCCTGCTCGACGACGTCCACGACACCGCCGAACGTCTTCTGGAGGCCTTCGACGGTGCGGAGGCCGAGCGGCACGACGTCGTCTGGCTGGCCGGGGGGCCACGTGATCCACACGACGCGACGCCCACCACGGTCCGGGTGGCGCCGCTGGGCGTCGGCGGCCTGCTGCGGGAACGACTCTTCGGGCCGCGCACGGTGGTGCTGACCTCCGCGACCCTCGCACTGGGCGGCTCCTTCGACACCCTGGCCCGCCAGTGGGGCCTGCCGCCCACCGGACCGCAGGCCGCGCGCGCCGCCGGAACGGCGACGTCGACCCCGCCGCCGTCCGACGCCGCCGACACGCCCTGGCAGGGCATGGACGTCGGTTCGCCGTTCCAGCACTCCAAGAGCGGCATCCTCTACATCGCCCGTCACCTGCCCCCGCCGGGACGGACCGGCCTCCACGAGGACTACCTGACCGAACTCGCGGAGCTGGTCGAGGCCGCAGGCGGCCGAACCCTCGGGCTGTTCTCCTCCATGCGGGCCGCCAAACAGGCCACCGAGGCGCTGCGGGACCGACTAGACGTCCCGCTGCTGTGCCAGGGTGAGGACAGCACCTCGCTACTCGTGTCGAAGTTCGCCGAGGACGCGAGCACCTGTCTGTTCGGCACGCTCTCGCTCTGGCAGGGCGTCGACGTGCCCGGCTCGGCCCTGCAACTGGTCGTGATGGACCGGATTCCCTTCCCCCGCCCGGACGATCCGTTGGCCTCGGCACGACAGCGCGCGGTCGCGGCGAGCGGCGGCAACGGGTTCATCACCGTCGCGGGCACGCACGCGGCCCTGCTGCTCGCCCAGGGCGCGGGCAGGCTGCTGCGCTCGGCGAACGATCGCGGCGTGATCGCGATCCTGGACCCCCGGCTGATGACGGCCCGCTACGGCAGCTTCCTGCGGGCGTCGCTGCCGCCGTTCTGGACGACCACCGACCCCGAGGTCGTCCGCGCCGCCCTGCGTCGCATCGACGACTGA
- a CDS encoding biotin transporter BioY → MSTVATSASIARPRVLADLVPGALARDLALVAAGAALIGLSAQVVLPIPGTPVPFTGQTFGALLVGSALGWQRGALTMLLYLVVGAMGMPWFEGGSSGLSGVTVGYLFGMLLAATLVGALAGRGGDRTVLRTTGTMALGNLVIYAVGVPGLMIIGGMSLPAALAAGVVPFLIGDAIKIALAAGVLPASWALVNRFQR, encoded by the coding sequence GTGTCCACTGTCGCAACGTCCGCATCGATCGCTCGGCCGCGAGTACTCGCTGATCTGGTGCCCGGTGCACTGGCCCGCGATCTCGCCCTGGTCGCGGCAGGCGCGGCACTGATCGGGCTCAGCGCCCAGGTGGTGCTGCCGATCCCCGGAACGCCGGTCCCCTTCACCGGCCAGACCTTCGGCGCGCTGCTGGTGGGCTCCGCGCTCGGCTGGCAGCGCGGCGCGTTGACGATGCTGCTGTACCTGGTCGTCGGCGCGATGGGCATGCCGTGGTTCGAGGGCGGCTCGTCCGGGCTGAGCGGAGTGACCGTCGGCTACCTGTTCGGCATGCTGCTGGCCGCCACGCTGGTCGGCGCGCTCGCGGGCCGAGGCGGTGACCGCACGGTGCTGCGGACCACCGGGACGATGGCGCTCGGAAACCTCGTCATCTACGCGGTCGGCGTGCCGGGCCTGATGATCATCGGCGGCATGAGCCTGCCCGCGGCCCTGGCCGCAGGTGTGGTGCCCTTCCTGATCGGCGATGCGATCAAGATCGCGCTAGCGGCGGGCGTGCTGCCCGCGAGCTGGGCACTGGTGAACCGTTTCCAGCGCTAG
- a CDS encoding isochorismatase family protein: MTRALIVVDVQNDFCEGGSLGVAGGASVAAAISRHIAGSEYDHVIATRDYHVDPGDHFSDEPDFVNSWPVHCVAGTPGASFHPSLDIAAVEAVFSKGAHAAAYSGFEGFDPDGRTLAAWLRERSVDTVEVVGLATDHCVRATALDAHDEGLHTTVLLDLTAGVTVPSVQRAIEQLRGAGVGLVGTPAGPAA, encoded by the coding sequence GTGACCAGAGCACTGATCGTGGTGGACGTGCAGAACGACTTCTGTGAGGGCGGATCACTCGGGGTGGCAGGCGGGGCCTCGGTGGCGGCGGCGATCTCCCGGCACATCGCAGGCTCGGAGTACGACCACGTGATCGCCACTCGGGACTACCACGTCGACCCCGGCGACCACTTCTCCGACGAGCCGGACTTCGTGAACTCCTGGCCCGTGCACTGCGTGGCGGGCACCCCCGGCGCGTCCTTCCATCCCTCGCTCGACATCGCCGCCGTGGAGGCGGTGTTCTCGAAGGGTGCCCACGCGGCGGCGTACTCCGGCTTCGAGGGCTTCGACCCGGACGGCCGCACGCTGGCGGCATGGCTGCGGGAGCGATCGGTCGACACCGTCGAGGTGGTGGGCCTGGCGACCGACCATTGCGTCCGGGCCACCGCGCTGGACGCCCACGACGAGGGCCTGCACACCACCGTCCTGCTCGACCTCACCGCAGGCGTCACCGTCCCGTCCGTGCAGCGGGCGATCGAACAGCTGCGCGGCGCGGGCGTCGGCCTCGTCGGCACCCCGGCGGGTCCGGCCGCCTGA
- a CDS encoding alcohol dehydrogenase family protein, with product MRAVQLTGFGGPERLVYREDVPDPVAGAGEVRVRVGAAAINNTDIWTREGAYGTADDPAATTGWRREPLVFPRIQGADVVGRIDQVGPDVDAGRIGERVLIDPMLYEGDERALVTTDYLGSERDGGFAELVTVPATNAHPVESPLSDVELASFPTSSVTALRMLDRAGVTGADTVLITGASGGVGVAAVQLVKARGGRVIAVVGAGKEQQARDLGADEVIVRGHADLDEEVRSLDQGGDGQVDVVVDVVGGAAFSALLRSLRPLGRYVVAGAMAGPVVEADLRTIYLRQLQIVGSSFGTHDQFRALLGHITAGEIRPSVAATYPLRELRRAQADFVAKRHVGKLVILPQAE from the coding sequence ATGCGTGCAGTGCAGCTCACCGGCTTCGGCGGACCGGAGCGACTCGTCTACCGCGAAGATGTCCCCGACCCGGTGGCGGGCGCAGGCGAGGTCCGCGTGCGCGTCGGCGCCGCCGCGATCAACAACACCGACATCTGGACCCGCGAGGGTGCCTACGGCACGGCGGACGACCCAGCCGCCACGACGGGCTGGCGACGCGAGCCGCTGGTCTTCCCCCGCATCCAGGGTGCCGATGTCGTGGGCCGGATCGACCAGGTGGGGCCGGATGTCGACGCGGGCCGGATCGGGGAGCGAGTCCTGATCGATCCGATGCTCTACGAGGGCGACGAGCGGGCGCTGGTCACCACCGACTACCTCGGGTCCGAGCGCGACGGCGGCTTCGCGGAGCTGGTCACCGTGCCCGCGACCAACGCCCACCCGGTGGAGAGCCCGCTCAGCGACGTCGAGCTGGCCTCCTTCCCGACGTCCTCCGTCACGGCCCTGCGCATGCTCGACCGGGCCGGGGTGACCGGAGCGGACACCGTGCTGATCACCGGCGCCTCCGGCGGAGTCGGCGTCGCCGCCGTCCAGCTCGTGAAGGCCAGGGGCGGCCGGGTGATCGCGGTGGTCGGCGCGGGCAAGGAGCAGCAGGCACGCGACCTCGGCGCCGATGAGGTCATCGTCCGGGGCCATGCCGACCTCGACGAGGAGGTCAGGTCCCTCGACCAGGGCGGCGACGGGCAGGTCGACGTGGTCGTCGACGTCGTCGGCGGCGCGGCGTTCTCCGCGCTGCTGCGGAGCCTGCGGCCGCTCGGGAGATACGTCGTGGCGGGCGCCATGGCGGGACCGGTCGTCGAGGCGGATCTGCGCACCATCTACCTGCGGCAGCTCCAGATCGTCGGCTCGTCCTTCGGCACCCACGATCAGTTCCGCGCCCTGCTGGGCCACATCACCGCAGGCGAGATCCGCCCGTCGGTCGCCGCGACCTACCCGCTCCGCGAGCTTCGGCGGGCACAGGCCGACTTCGTCGCCAAGCGGCACGTCGGCAAGCTCGTGATCCTGCCGCAGGCGGAGTGA
- a CDS encoding TetR/AcrR family transcriptional regulator, translating to MASMRSADEPLTPAGRLLLEVASNLFYRRGIHAVGVDMLASAAGVTKKTLYACFGSKDALVARYLRERDRRWREFLTARVAEHADSPKEALLASFDALQEWMDRADPRGCAFVNALAELPSADHPGHLAVLEHKRWLLDFLTDLAVAADLAEPEDLAGLILLLHEGALVSHATGSVPDAPRRARSVAASLVASATRRG from the coding sequence ATGGCGAGTATGAGAAGCGCAGACGAGCCTCTGACCCCGGCCGGTCGACTGCTCCTCGAAGTCGCCTCGAACCTCTTCTATCGGCGTGGCATCCACGCCGTCGGCGTCGACATGCTCGCCTCGGCTGCAGGCGTCACGAAGAAGACCCTCTATGCCTGCTTCGGCTCCAAGGACGCCCTAGTGGCCCGTTACCTGCGAGAACGGGATCGGCGGTGGCGTGAATTCCTGACCGCGCGAGTCGCCGAGCACGCCGATTCGCCCAAGGAGGCGCTGCTCGCGAGCTTCGACGCCCTCCAGGAGTGGATGGACCGCGCGGATCCGCGCGGTTGCGCCTTCGTCAATGCGCTCGCCGAGCTGCCCTCGGCCGATCACCCCGGCCACCTCGCGGTTCTGGAGCACAAGCGCTGGCTGCTGGACTTCCTGACGGATCTCGCCGTCGCCGCCGATCTCGCCGAGCCCGAGGACCTCGCCGGTCTGATCCTGCTCCTGCACGAGGGTGCGCTGGTCAGCCACGCCACCGGCAGCGTCCCCGACGCGCCGCGCCGGGCCCGCTCGGTAGCCGCCTCGCTGGTGGCCTCGGCGACCCGGCGCGGCTAG
- a CDS encoding nicotinate phosphoribosyltransferase, with amino-acid sequence MNAGLGKPSTGMLTDRYELTMLAGALHDGTAARRCSFEVFARSLPGGRRYGVVAGVGRLLDALAEFRFGPDELRVLRENALVDEDTLAWLADYRFQGEIDGYPEGELYFPGSPVLTVTSDFADAVLLETLALSVLNHDCAVASAAARMASAANGRRLIEMGSRRTHEESAVAAARAAYLAGFTATSNLEAGRRYGIPTAGTSAHAFMLLHDSEAAAFRTQVDVLGVDTTLLVDTYDITEGIATAIEVAGPGLGAIRIDSGEVGVLARQAREQLDSLGATGTRILVSGDLDEYAIAALRADPVDGYGVGTSVVTGSGAPAAGMVYKLVEVDGRPVAKRSQNKASIGGRKAALRRHRPTGTAVEEVVYRVHPDAEVPALGEHDRRLQIPLWREGARVPGLPTLEEGRERLRQALVSVPWEGLTLSRGEPVLPTTFVG; translated from the coding sequence ATGAACGCTGGCCTGGGGAAACCGAGCACCGGAATGCTCACCGACCGTTACGAGCTGACGATGCTCGCGGGTGCACTACACGACGGCACGGCCGCACGACGCTGTTCCTTCGAGGTCTTCGCCAGGAGTCTGCCCGGCGGGCGCCGTTACGGCGTGGTCGCGGGGGTCGGCAGGCTGCTGGACGCCCTCGCCGAGTTCCGGTTCGGGCCCGACGAGCTGCGGGTCCTCCGGGAGAACGCCCTGGTGGACGAGGACACGCTGGCCTGGCTGGCCGACTACCGCTTCCAGGGCGAGATCGACGGCTATCCGGAGGGCGAGCTGTACTTTCCTGGTTCGCCGGTACTCACCGTCACCTCCGACTTCGCGGACGCGGTGCTGCTGGAGACGCTGGCCCTCTCCGTGCTGAACCACGACTGCGCGGTGGCCTCGGCCGCCGCCAGGATGGCCAGTGCGGCGAACGGGCGCAGGCTCATCGAGATGGGTTCTCGACGCACCCACGAAGAGTCGGCGGTGGCCGCCGCCCGCGCCGCCTACCTGGCTGGCTTCACCGCGACCTCCAACCTCGAGGCGGGCAGGCGGTACGGCATTCCGACCGCCGGGACCTCGGCGCACGCCTTCATGCTGCTGCACGACTCGGAGGCGGCGGCGTTCCGGACGCAGGTCGACGTCCTGGGCGTCGACACCACGCTGCTGGTGGACACCTACGACATCACCGAGGGCATCGCGACGGCCATCGAGGTCGCGGGGCCGGGGCTCGGCGCGATCCGCATCGACTCCGGGGAGGTCGGCGTGCTGGCCAGGCAGGCCCGTGAGCAGCTCGACTCACTCGGCGCGACGGGGACTCGCATCCTGGTGTCCGGCGACCTCGACGAGTACGCCATCGCGGCACTGCGGGCCGACCCGGTGGACGGCTACGGAGTAGGCACCTCGGTGGTCACCGGCTCGGGGGCGCCTGCGGCGGGCATGGTCTACAAGCTGGTCGAGGTCGACGGCAGGCCGGTCGCCAAGCGCAGTCAGAACAAGGCTTCGATCGGCGGGCGCAAGGCCGCGCTGCGCAGGCATCGGCCCACCGGGACGGCCGTGGAGGAGGTCGTCTACCGGGTGCACCCGGACGCCGAGGTCCCCGCGCTGGGTGAGCACGACCGCAGGCTCCAGATCCCGCTGTGGCGTGAGGGGGCCCGCGTGCCGGGACTGCCGACGCTGGAGGAAGGGCGCGAGCGGCTACGCCAGGCGCTCGTCAGCGTCCCGTGGGAGGGCCTGACCCTGTCGCGCGGCGAGCCGGTGCTGCCGACGACGTTCGTGGGGTGA
- the clpS gene encoding ATP-dependent Clp protease adapter ClpS yields the protein MSTPVELEQTQVDPSAETLGAEDKPWMTIVWNDPVNLMSYVTYVFQKLFGYNRDKATKLMLDVHQKGRAVVSSGSKEKVEGDVAKLHAAGLWATMQRDS from the coding sequence ATGAGCACGCCAGTCGAACTGGAACAGACCCAGGTCGACCCGAGCGCCGAGACGCTCGGCGCGGAGGACAAGCCCTGGATGACCATAGTCTGGAACGATCCGGTCAACCTCATGTCGTATGTGACCTACGTCTTTCAGAAGCTTTTCGGCTACAACCGCGACAAGGCCACCAAGCTGATGCTGGACGTGCACCAGAAGGGCCGTGCGGTGGTCTCCTCCGGGTCCAAGGAGAAAGTCGAGGGTGATGTGGCGAAGCTGCACGCCGCAGGCCTCTGGGCGACCATGCAGCGGGACTCGTGA
- a CDS encoding DUF2017 domain-containing protein, with amino-acid sequence MNGWWRRGDAIVAEFSQQEAAILRGLVGQLREMLTARAEEAPQDELSALTGIRTGPSTPPDERVLRRLLPDFHRPPEGEELTPGEADSAAALRSMHEPEVVDLKTGVAGVVLATCPPDGGRIRLDDEQASAWLAALNDVRLALGTVLEVSDDMPEELPEDDPRQPHLSVYHWLTVVQDTLVHGLTVD; translated from the coding sequence GTGAACGGCTGGTGGCGTCGAGGCGACGCCATCGTGGCCGAGTTCTCCCAGCAGGAGGCGGCCATTCTGCGCGGCCTGGTCGGCCAGCTGCGCGAGATGCTGACCGCGCGCGCCGAAGAAGCCCCGCAGGACGAGCTGTCCGCGCTGACCGGGATTCGCACCGGCCCCAGCACGCCCCCGGACGAACGGGTGCTGCGCAGGCTGCTGCCGGACTTCCACCGACCGCCAGAGGGCGAGGAGCTGACGCCCGGCGAGGCCGACTCGGCCGCCGCGCTGCGCTCGATGCACGAGCCGGAGGTCGTCGACCTCAAGACGGGCGTCGCCGGAGTGGTCCTGGCCACCTGCCCGCCCGACGGGGGTCGGATCAGGCTCGACGACGAGCAGGCCTCGGCCTGGCTGGCCGCGCTGAACGACGTCCGCCTCGCGCTGGGCACCGTGCTCGAGGTCAGTGACGACATGCCGGAGGAGTTGCCGGAGGACGACCCCCGCCAGCCGCATCTGAGCGTCTATCACTGGCTGACCGTCGTTCAGGACACCCTCGTCCACGGCCTCACCGTCGACTAA
- a CDS encoding P1 family peptidase, whose translation MRPDPNPGPLDAITDVGGLLVGQYGRSDDGWATGCSVVLVPNGAVGGVDVRGGGPGTRETDLLDPSNLVNEVQGVCLSGGSAFGLASADGVLSWLAERGHGLSVSAEPGRVVPIVPAAVLFDLDLGEWGLRPTADFGYQACARATGDRPAEGSVGAGTGASAGTLKGGIGTASTVLADGTTVGALVAVNPMGEVIDPATGLPWYDDSGTRSGLGLMDPDRGEVRRAAPQQGRRPLNTVIGVVATDAELTKAECRRVATVSHDGIARAIRPAHSIFDGDAVFVLATGDRPAAAPAARVVAVDELAQAAADVFARAVVRGVLTATGLAGRQAYRERYPSAVAR comes from the coding sequence ATGCGCCCCGACCCGAACCCCGGCCCGCTGGACGCGATCACCGACGTCGGCGGGCTGCTCGTCGGGCAGTACGGCCGCTCGGACGACGGCTGGGCCACCGGTTGCTCCGTCGTGCTGGTTCCGAATGGAGCGGTGGGCGGCGTGGACGTGCGCGGCGGTGGTCCCGGCACCAGGGAGACCGACCTGCTCGACCCGTCGAACCTGGTCAACGAGGTGCAGGGCGTGTGCCTCAGCGGAGGCAGCGCGTTCGGCCTCGCCTCGGCCGACGGCGTGCTGAGCTGGTTGGCCGAACGCGGGCACGGGCTGTCGGTGTCGGCCGAGCCGGGCCGGGTGGTGCCGATCGTGCCCGCCGCCGTGCTCTTCGATCTCGATCTCGGTGAGTGGGGGCTGCGGCCAACGGCCGATTTCGGCTACCAGGCCTGTGCACGGGCGACCGGCGATCGGCCTGCCGAGGGTTCCGTCGGCGCGGGCACCGGGGCGAGCGCCGGGACGCTGAAAGGCGGTATCGGCACCGCCAGCACCGTCCTCGCCGACGGGACGACCGTCGGTGCGCTCGTCGCGGTCAATCCGATGGGCGAGGTGATCGATCCGGCCACCGGGCTGCCCTGGTACGACGACTCCGGCACCCGCAGCGGGCTCGGGCTGATGGACCCGGACAGGGGAGAGGTGCGGCGGGCCGCGCCGCAGCAGGGCCGTCGTCCGCTCAACACCGTCATCGGCGTGGTCGCCACCGACGCGGAGCTGACCAAGGCCGAGTGCAGGCGGGTGGCCACGGTGTCGCACGACGGCATCGCCAGGGCGATCCGGCCCGCGCACTCGATCTTCGACGGCGATGCCGTCTTCGTCCTGGCCACCGGAGACAGGCCCGCAGCCGCACCGGCGGCGCGGGTCGTCGCGGTGGACGAACTCGCCCAGGCCGCGGCCGACGTCTTCGCGAGGGCGGTGGTGCGCGGCGTGCTGACGGCCACCGGGCTCGCCGGTCGTCAGGCCTATCGGGAGCGTTACCCGTCCGCCGTCGCTCGCTGA
- a CDS encoding Mov34/MPN/PAD-1 family protein has product MLVIRRDLVDAMVAHARRDHPDEACGVIVGPAGSDRPERLVEMVNAERSPTFYRFDSTEHFQVWRAMDQADEEPVVIYHSHTATEAYPSRTDVSYAGEPEAHYVLVSTRHPEEHELRSYRIVDGQITEEPVEVVESYMFSHTGADDVPDCR; this is encoded by the coding sequence GTGCTGGTGATCCGACGCGACCTCGTGGACGCGATGGTCGCGCATGCTCGGCGGGACCATCCCGACGAGGCATGCGGCGTCATCGTGGGCCCGGCGGGCTCGGATCGGCCCGAGCGGCTGGTGGAGATGGTCAACGCCGAGCGTTCGCCCACCTTCTACCGCTTCGACTCCACGGAGCACTTCCAGGTCTGGCGGGCCATGGATCAGGCGGATGAGGAGCCGGTGGTCATCTACCACTCGCACACCGCCACCGAGGCCTACCCGTCGCGCACCGACGTGTCCTACGCGGGCGAACCCGAGGCGCACTACGTGCTGGTGTCGACCAGGCACCCCGAGGAGCACGAGCTGCGCTCCTACCGGATCGTCGACGGTCAGATCACCGAAGAGCCGGTCGAGGTCGTCGAGTCCTACATGTTCTCGCACACGGGCGCCGACGACGTGCCCGACTGTCGCTGA
- a CDS encoding MoaD/ThiS family protein produces the protein MAVTVSIPTILRTHTEGEKSVPADGATLQEIIDDLDNRYSGLKGRLVKEGALHRFVNVYVNDEDVRFSGGLGAAVKDGDNITILPAVAGGMR, from the coding sequence ATGGCAGTGACCGTGTCCATCCCCACCATCCTGCGCACCCACACCGAGGGTGAGAAGTCGGTGCCTGCCGACGGCGCCACGCTTCAGGAGATCATCGACGACCTGGACAACCGCTACTCGGGACTCAAGGGCCGCCTGGTCAAGGAGGGGGCCCTGCACCGCTTCGTCAACGTCTACGTCAACGACGAGGACGTCCGGTTCTCCGGCGGGCTCGGCGCGGCGGTCAAGGACGGCGACAACATCACGATCCTGCCCGCCGTCGCAGGCGGGATGCGCTGA